Sequence from the Candidatus Sulfotelmatobacter sp. genome:
GCTTGCTTCCCCGCTTCGGTCGCCTTAGTCTCTCCCGTCCTTTTGCCGGGCGCATCTCGGATGGGCCTCCGCCCGCTCTCGAGTCCGCGTCGTTCCGGCCGCGCCCGGCACGGAGAGCCATCATGTCCAGCCTCTACCAGAATTTCATCGGTGGCCGGTGGGTCCCGGCCCGCTCGGGACGCACTTTCTTCAATCACAACCCGGCGACCGGCGAGATCCTCGGCGAGTATCCGGCCTCGAGCTCCGAAGACCTCGACGAGGCGGTGTTGGCGGCCGCGTCGGCCTATCGCAGCTGGCGCCTGACGCCCGCGCCCAAGCGCGCGGAGATCGTGTTCCGCGCCGGCGAGATCATTCGCGAGCGCAAGGAGGATCTGGCGCGCGCGATGACGCGCGAAATGGGGAAGGTCCTGGCCGAGACTCGCGGCGACGTGCAGGAGGGCATCGACATGGCCTACCTCGCCGGCGGCGAGGGTCGGCGCATGTACGGGGTCACCACCCCCAGCGAGATGCCCAACAAGTGGGCAATGTCGGTGCGCTGCCCGGTGGGAGTGGCCGGCGTGATCACGCCCTGGAATTTCCCATTCGCGATTCCGTCCTGGAAGCTGATGCCGGCGCTGGTCGCCGGCAACACCGCGGTCTTCAAGCCGGCCGGCGACACCCCGGAAATGGCCTGGCACTTCACCCGCATCTTCGAAGAAGCCGGGCTCCCGCCGGGGGTGCTGAACCTGGTGTTCGGCTCGGGCGCGCAGGTCGGACAGCCGATGGTCGAGCATCCGCGCGTCCAGGTGATCTCGTTCACCGGCTCGACCGAGGTCGGACTGGGCATCAACGCCACCGCCGGCAAGCTCGGCAAACGCGTGTCGCTCGAGATGGGCGGCAAGAACGCGGTCATCGTGATGGACGACGCCCAGCTCGATCTCGCGGTCGAGGCGATTCTGTGGAGCGCCTACGGCACCACCGGCCAGCGCTGCACCGCCTGCAGTCGAGTCATGGTGCACGCTCAAGTTCACGACGAGCTGGCGCGCCGGCTGGCCGAGCGTGCGCGCGCCCTCAAGCTCGGTGACGGGCTCGAGCCCGAGACCCAGATGGGCCCGCTGGTCAACGAGTCGCAGGTGAAGACGGTCGAGAAGTACGTCGCGATCGGCCGGAACGAGGGCCAGCTGGTGGCGGGTGGAGCGCGCGCCACCGACGGCGCGCTCGCGCGCGGGC
This genomic interval carries:
- a CDS encoding aldehyde dehydrogenase family protein, encoding MSSLYQNFIGGRWVPARSGRTFFNHNPATGEILGEYPASSSEDLDEAVLAAASAYRSWRLTPAPKRAEIVFRAGEIIRERKEDLARAMTREMGKVLAETRGDVQEGIDMAYLAGGEGRRMYGVTTPSEMPNKWAMSVRCPVGVAGVITPWNFPFAIPSWKLMPALVAGNTAVFKPAGDTPEMAWHFTRIFEEAGLPPGVLNLVFGSGAQVGQPMVEHPRVQVISFTGSTEVGLGINATAGKLGKRVSLEMGGKNAVIVMDDAQLDLAVEAILWSAYGTTGQRCTACSRVMVHAQVHDELARRLAERARALKLGDGLEPETQMGPLVNESQVKTVEKYVAIGRNEGQLVAGGARATDGALARGHFFQPTLFADVKSTARVATEEIFGPVLALVKIQSLEEAVAINNASAYGLSSSIFTQDVNRAFAAMRDLDTGIVYVNHGTTGAETHLPFGGTRGTGNGHREAGHTMLDPFTEWKSVYVDFSGRLQRAQIDNN